The Streptomyces sp. NBC_00344 genome includes a window with the following:
- a CDS encoding VWA domain-containing protein: protein MAGEEVPADTPGRAGFTVLAEVSQTAELPVPDEGSEARMYAVVTVTVRRDRDAGTAGQDAGSRHAVVFLIDHSSSMVNPPARMAAARDAAAAAVRALPDGTRFAVVAGRDRAGAIYPAPSAGHGALAVADATTRGAAEAALRACHPGGGTAIGGWLAYARGLFAQLPAAGEGFVRHALLLTDGRNETGYESPDELAGHLDACAGEFTCDAIGMGEGWATEELLLITGRLHGTAHAVERLDLLTEELRTLTREAADRDLTGLRLRLYAREGVELRSIGQVHPTRLPLGAVAETSYAREFATAPWGAETRSYLLSLTAPYNGEPPGTEQMLTEVELVRDDTAGPPVALPPSEPVMVRWSGDHGLYSRMHPAVGHFLHQEELVRVFEEGCAALRIEDAETARGAFAAAWRLAVQVGDTVMQNHLRKLISPGDDGGAELLPRIRPFDVEAARIRTSRTVWPR from the coding sequence ATGGCTGGGGAAGAGGTACCGGCGGATACTCCGGGACGGGCTGGGTTCACGGTCCTCGCCGAAGTGAGCCAGACCGCCGAGCTCCCGGTCCCCGACGAGGGGAGCGAAGCGAGGATGTACGCCGTGGTCACGGTGACAGTGCGGCGTGACCGGGACGCCGGAACCGCCGGGCAGGACGCCGGATCCCGTCATGCGGTGGTGTTCCTCATCGACCACTCCTCCTCGATGGTCAACCCGCCGGCCCGGATGGCGGCAGCCAGGGACGCCGCGGCCGCGGCCGTACGGGCCCTGCCCGACGGCACCCGCTTCGCGGTCGTCGCGGGCCGTGACCGGGCCGGCGCCATCTATCCGGCGCCGTCGGCGGGGCACGGCGCGCTCGCCGTCGCCGACGCCACGACCCGGGGAGCGGCGGAGGCAGCCCTGCGCGCCTGCCACCCCGGCGGCGGCACCGCGATAGGCGGCTGGCTTGCGTACGCCCGCGGGCTCTTCGCCCAGCTGCCCGCCGCCGGAGAGGGATTCGTCCGCCATGCGCTGCTGCTCACCGACGGAAGGAACGAGACCGGCTATGAATCGCCCGACGAGCTGGCCGGGCATCTCGACGCCTGCGCAGGGGAGTTCACCTGCGATGCCATCGGTATGGGCGAGGGCTGGGCCACCGAGGAGCTGCTGCTCATCACCGGGAGGCTGCACGGCACCGCGCACGCCGTCGAACGACTCGACCTGCTCACCGAGGAGTTGCGCACTCTGACCCGCGAGGCAGCCGACCGGGACCTCACCGGTCTGCGGCTTCGCCTCTACGCACGCGAAGGCGTCGAACTGCGCTCCATAGGCCAGGTCCACCCGACCAGGCTGCCGCTGGGTGCGGTGGCCGAGACGTCCTATGCGCGGGAGTTCGCGACCGCGCCCTGGGGTGCGGAAACCCGTTCGTACCTGCTGTCGCTCACCGCCCCCTACAACGGAGAGCCCCCGGGCACCGAGCAGATGCTCACCGAGGTGGAACTGGTGCGTGACGACACCGCCGGGCCGCCGGTCGCCCTGCCGCCCTCCGAGCCGGTGATGGTGCGCTGGTCGGGCGATCACGGCCTCTACAGCAGGATGCACCCGGCGGTCGGTCACTTCCTGCACCAGGAAGAGCTGGTCCGTGTCTTCGAGGAGGGCTGCGCCGCTCTCCGGATCGAGGACGCCGAAACCGCCCGCGGGGCCTTCGCGGCCGCGTGGCGGCTCGCTGTGCAGGTGGGTGACACGGTCATGCAGAACCATCTGCGGAAACTGATCAGCCCCGGCGACGACGGCGGGGCCGAACTCCTGCCGCGCATCCGGCCGTTCGACGTCGAAGCCGCCAGGATCCGGACCAGCCGCACGGTCTGGCCCCGATGA
- a CDS encoding serine/threonine protein kinase yields MDFATGRHAGSRAPAARPADSAPGTPHPAPAGARVLLPSQDRDDDPLVLPEVRPAQPIAPPAGSEGLRGLGLGPDRTLAGQYRVIRKVGYGGMGEVYLAEDLRLEKRPVAIKILHPREGRAMSSEQRELIRLNEKVMSSERQELVGLNHPDIIRVFNYGRHEPAGEFLVLEYADGLTLEEVRARVVQDPDAFGGVRFHEFVLAYGIRILHALGYLHRQKGKVYGDLKPHNVMHCGTGIKIVDVGSVRQERSEGPTTGDYRAPGVGGHGETRFQDDLYSLGVTLRELSAAAPRARGLGPESLRRVLARATHEDRRARFATADEMALQLRGVLRELRSLRTEQESFEPSPLFVQSAHALDGAIGSPPPLSSWAGGAFAPASPGLVPPEPGEMACGLPVPKTDPYDLNAPRLDRLADDDATALLQRIGGWDSSTELHLLRCRLHMALGVADRHTEALRPAYAEVSRARRSIDPRWAPHDWRIDWHLGLLALAGGDIAGARGRFDGIYRAIPGEYAPKLALGYCAEVQREWPQALEFYDAVRRRNHSLGGAAFGYARVRLASVEVRGLTDALTALELVPAHSRHLTAARTAIVRIEAARARSPLAPDDEALRDALHRLGPLFHEHGLTDPRARRRMETELWETVLERTPFRKLSELTAGLDERLTAPADLKELEETLSLLYRGLAGQARRSDLPDSNEIAEALIDRANKVRPLGFRHDRRRPWLGKRYRRILRDGLGSRSSPK; encoded by the coding sequence GTGGACTTCGCCACCGGCCGTCACGCGGGCTCTCGCGCCCCGGCGGCCCGCCCGGCGGACTCCGCACCAGGGACGCCGCACCCCGCCCCCGCCGGGGCCCGGGTGCTGCTTCCCTCCCAGGACAGGGATGACGACCCGCTCGTCCTCCCCGAAGTGCGTCCGGCGCAGCCCATCGCGCCGCCCGCGGGTTCCGAGGGGCTGCGGGGCCTCGGTCTCGGCCCCGACCGCACGCTCGCCGGCCAGTACCGGGTGATCAGGAAGGTCGGCTACGGGGGGATGGGCGAGGTGTATCTGGCCGAGGACCTCCGGCTGGAGAAGCGCCCGGTGGCCATCAAGATCCTTCACCCGCGCGAAGGGCGCGCGATGAGCAGCGAGCAACGGGAGCTGATCAGACTCAACGAGAAGGTGATGAGCAGCGAACGCCAGGAGCTCGTCGGCCTCAACCACCCGGACATCATCAGGGTGTTCAACTACGGCCGGCACGAGCCCGCAGGGGAGTTCCTGGTCCTCGAATACGCCGACGGGCTCACCCTGGAGGAGGTCAGAGCGCGCGTCGTGCAGGACCCCGACGCGTTCGGCGGGGTGCGGTTCCACGAGTTCGTACTCGCTTACGGCATCCGCATCCTGCACGCCCTCGGCTATCTGCACCGGCAGAAGGGGAAGGTCTACGGCGACCTCAAGCCGCACAACGTCATGCACTGCGGCACCGGGATAAAGATCGTCGACGTGGGGAGCGTCCGCCAGGAGCGGTCCGAGGGCCCGACCACCGGTGACTACCGGGCGCCGGGTGTCGGCGGCCACGGCGAGACCCGTTTCCAGGACGACCTGTACAGCCTCGGGGTGACCCTGCGCGAACTCAGCGCGGCGGCGCCGCGCGCCCGGGGCCTGGGCCCCGAGTCGCTGCGCAGGGTCCTGGCGCGGGCCACCCACGAGGACCGCAGGGCCAGATTCGCCACCGCCGACGAGATGGCGCTCCAGCTCCGCGGGGTGCTGCGTGAACTGCGCTCGCTCAGGACGGAGCAGGAGTCCTTCGAGCCCTCCCCGCTCTTCGTCCAGTCCGCCCATGCCCTGGACGGCGCGATCGGGTCACCGCCTCCCCTCAGCAGCTGGGCGGGCGGAGCATTCGCCCCGGCCTCACCGGGGCTTGTGCCGCCCGAGCCGGGTGAGATGGCCTGCGGGCTCCCGGTACCGAAGACCGACCCCTACGACCTCAACGCGCCCCGTCTGGACCGCCTCGCGGACGACGACGCGACCGCGCTGCTCCAGCGGATCGGCGGCTGGGACTCGTCCACCGAGCTCCATCTGCTCCGCTGCCGGCTGCACATGGCGCTCGGGGTCGCCGACCGGCACACCGAAGCGCTGCGGCCGGCGTACGCGGAAGTGAGCCGCGCCCGGCGCTCCATCGACCCCCGCTGGGCCCCGCACGACTGGCGGATCGACTGGCATCTGGGGCTGCTCGCCCTGGCCGGCGGGGACATCGCGGGGGCCCGCGGCCGTTTCGACGGCATCTACCGGGCCATCCCGGGCGAGTACGCGCCCAAACTCGCCCTCGGCTACTGCGCGGAGGTCCAGCGGGAATGGCCGCAGGCACTCGAGTTCTACGACGCGGTGCGCAGGCGCAACCACTCGCTCGGCGGCGCCGCCTTCGGCTATGCGAGGGTCCGGCTGGCGTCCGTCGAGGTGCGAGGGCTGACCGACGCGCTGACCGCGCTCGAACTCGTTCCCGCACATTCACGTCATCTGACCGCGGCACGGACGGCCATCGTCCGGATCGAGGCGGCCAGGGCGCGCAGTCCGCTGGCACCCGACGACGAGGCGCTGAGGGATGCCCTGCACCGGCTGGGGCCGCTCTTCCACGAGCACGGACTGACCGACCCCCGGGCCCGCCGGAGGATGGAGACGGAACTCTGGGAGACCGTCCTGGAACGCACCCCGTTCCGGAAGCTCTCCGAACTCACCGCGGGTCTCGACGAGCGGCTCACCGCCCCCGCGGACCTCAAGGAGCTGGAGGAGACGCTCTCGCTGCTCTACCGCGGGCTGGCCGGCCAGGCCAGGCGCTCGGATCTGCCGGACAGCAACGAGATCGCGGAAGCGCTCATCGACCGGGCCAACAAGGTCCGCCCGCTGGGTTTCCGCCACGACAGGAGACGCCCATGGCTGGGGAAGAGGTACCGGCGGATACTCCGGGACGGGCTGGGTTCACGGTCCTCGCCGAAGTGA
- a CDS encoding S1 family peptidase, with the protein MEGAREHLNKLVDQQGWRLRLRDELPGREPGKLLGAGVLLGTDLVLTCAHVIPGATARVRVEFPLLGGHLKGEWRSAAVVPGHWVERYGNDEGDLALLRLTAPAPVASPVVFDRDPVPYGTEVTIDGFPKDRSGGLWVDAVLKGPGGHGDEWVQINPVDFHEQDAGGFSGAGVTEARTGRLLGIMVAVYDAQTAGHPFFHFYMIPGATVAGHLRLVAERHTKGLPVIPEGLLVAPGTARTGRPLGLQRILTRWLHGEGGTWDIETVFVREDDREAAVALRTTLSLADRERSPGLSTAGTRLSDDGTVPRPGSIGLAVPAAGMTHEELAQALDPQPPRPLSSIAVFAPDRAAAAPEQVGELLRRLADRGARLLLVLHGPQPELTGNLLPPGRTLEWLARLGERADRLSETERSIRDLHRRLAPRVTPLPVPPTARGADAQLWTVQLAAEQRQDGPDILQKLSQAEQAVEELLLRAARIERGLRNTLDAVLRLRGLLGVAQARLGAHRRDEHPEAVRHYSAAQRLLTEGPSDLAETERAVEAFLRTVHRILDDGPGTGGTRAAGDACAEDADR; encoded by the coding sequence ATGGAGGGGGCGCGGGAACATCTCAACAAGCTTGTGGATCAACAGGGTTGGCGATTACGGCTGCGCGACGAGCTGCCCGGACGCGAGCCGGGGAAGCTGCTGGGCGCAGGTGTTCTGCTCGGCACGGACCTGGTGCTGACCTGCGCCCATGTCATCCCGGGCGCGACTGCCCGGGTCCGGGTCGAATTCCCCTTGCTGGGCGGCCACTTGAAGGGCGAATGGCGCAGTGCCGCCGTCGTCCCCGGCCACTGGGTGGAGCGCTACGGCAACGACGAGGGCGATCTCGCGCTGCTGCGGCTCACCGCTCCCGCGCCGGTGGCCTCGCCGGTGGTGTTCGACCGCGACCCGGTTCCCTACGGCACCGAGGTGACGATCGACGGATTCCCCAAGGACCGCTCGGGCGGCCTCTGGGTGGACGCGGTCCTCAAGGGGCCCGGCGGGCACGGTGACGAGTGGGTGCAGATCAACCCGGTCGACTTCCACGAGCAGGACGCGGGCGGGTTCAGCGGGGCCGGTGTCACCGAGGCCAGGACCGGCCGGCTGCTCGGCATCATGGTCGCCGTCTACGACGCGCAGACGGCGGGACACCCGTTCTTCCACTTCTACATGATCCCCGGAGCGACCGTCGCAGGTCACCTCCGGCTGGTCGCCGAACGGCACACCAAGGGCCTTCCGGTCATCCCCGAGGGCCTCCTGGTCGCTCCGGGCACGGCACGGACCGGCCGACCGCTCGGACTCCAGCGCATCCTCACCCGCTGGCTGCACGGCGAGGGCGGCACCTGGGACATCGAGACCGTCTTCGTGCGAGAGGACGACCGGGAAGCCGCGGTCGCGCTGCGCACCACCCTCAGCCTGGCCGACCGGGAACGCTCCCCGGGTCTCTCCACCGCCGGGACGAGGCTCTCCGACGACGGGACGGTGCCCAGACCCGGCAGCATCGGCCTCGCCGTCCCCGCCGCGGGGATGACCCACGAAGAACTGGCGCAGGCCCTGGACCCGCAGCCGCCCCGGCCGCTCTCGTCCATCGCGGTCTTCGCGCCCGACCGGGCTGCGGCGGCACCCGAGCAGGTGGGCGAACTGCTGCGCCGCCTGGCGGACCGGGGAGCCAGACTCCTCCTCGTACTGCACGGTCCGCAGCCCGAGCTCACCGGGAACCTGCTCCCGCCGGGCCGCACCCTGGAGTGGCTCGCGCGGCTCGGCGAACGGGCCGACCGTCTCTCGGAGACCGAGCGCAGCATCCGGGATCTGCACCGGAGGCTGGCCCCACGGGTCACGCCGCTGCCCGTACCGCCCACCGCGCGCGGCGCCGACGCACAGCTGTGGACGGTCCAGCTGGCCGCCGAACAGCGACAGGACGGCCCGGACATTCTGCAGAAGCTGTCGCAGGCCGAACAGGCGGTGGAGGAACTGCTGCTCCGGGCCGCACGGATCGAGCGCGGACTGCGGAACACGCTGGACGCCGTGCTGCGGCTGCGTGGGCTGCTCGGCGTCGCGCAGGCCCGGCTCGGCGCCCACCGGCGGGACGAGCACCCCGAAGCGGTCCGCCACTACAGCGCCGCCCAGCGGCTGCTGACCGAAGGGCCCAGTGACCTGGCGGAGACCGAGCGTGCGGTCGAGGCGTTTCTGCGGACCGTGCACCGGATTCTCGACGACGGGCCGGGCACCGGTGGGACGCGCGCGGCCGGCGACGCCTGCGCAGAGGACGCGGACCGTTGA
- a CDS encoding trypco2 family protein, with amino-acid sequence MENGTDEPSGVGLAELISQVRAELEEAQQRIGGSRLRLGVQKVGLEVTVQVTREFGGSGKLRLGVVTAGGSGSLTRENTHRINVELAILDEEDRPKWIDVKRKDGPGVPPAG; translated from the coding sequence ATGGAGAACGGGACGGACGAGCCGTCCGGGGTGGGTCTGGCCGAACTGATCAGCCAGGTCCGCGCCGAGCTGGAAGAGGCACAGCAGCGCATCGGAGGCAGCAGACTGCGTCTCGGTGTGCAGAAGGTGGGTCTGGAGGTCACGGTCCAGGTGACCCGGGAGTTCGGCGGCTCGGGGAAGCTGCGGCTGGGCGTGGTCACCGCCGGCGGCAGCGGTTCGCTGACCCGCGAGAACACCCACCGCATCAATGTCGAGCTGGCGATCCTCGACGAGGAGGACCGGCCGAAGTGGATCGATGTGAAGCGCAAGGACGGCCCCGGGGTACCGCCGGCCGGCTGA
- the nudC gene encoding NAD(+) diphosphatase — translation MHAAGDPHRPIGLTAASGIDRAAHHRLDEAWLAAAWSHPTTRVFVVSGGQALIDETPDGRTELLMTPSFEAPLTEEHRYFLGTDQEGVCYFALQKDVLPGRMDQSARPAGLREAGLLLSPRDAGLLVHAVALENWQRLHRFCSRCGERTVIAAAGHIRRCQACGAEHYPRTDPAVIMLVTDEHDRALLGRQVHWPEGRFSTLAGFVEPGESIEQSVAREVLEEAGITVGPVQYVASQPWPFPSSLMLGFMARATTFEINVDGEEISEARWFSRDDLRTAIESGEVLPPAGISIAARLVELWYGKPLPKPLD, via the coding sequence ATCCACGCCGCAGGAGATCCGCACCGGCCGATCGGTCTGACGGCCGCGAGCGGTATCGACCGCGCCGCCCACCACCGTCTCGACGAGGCGTGGCTCGCGGCGGCCTGGAGCCATCCGACGACCCGGGTCTTCGTGGTGTCCGGCGGCCAGGCCCTGATCGACGAGACCCCCGACGGCCGCACCGAACTGCTGATGACCCCCTCCTTCGAGGCGCCGCTCACCGAGGAGCACCGCTACTTCCTCGGAACGGACCAGGAGGGCGTGTGCTACTTCGCGCTCCAGAAGGACGTTCTTCCCGGCCGGATGGACCAGTCGGCACGCCCGGCCGGGCTGCGCGAGGCGGGGCTGCTGCTCTCGCCGCGCGACGCGGGTCTGCTGGTGCATGCCGTGGCGCTGGAGAACTGGCAGCGACTGCACCGCTTCTGCTCGCGGTGCGGCGAGCGCACGGTCATCGCGGCGGCAGGCCACATCCGGCGCTGCCAGGCATGCGGCGCCGAGCACTACCCGCGGACCGACCCTGCGGTGATCATGCTGGTCACCGACGAGCACGACCGGGCGCTGCTCGGCCGCCAGGTGCACTGGCCGGAGGGCAGGTTCTCCACACTCGCCGGCTTCGTCGAACCTGGTGAGTCCATCGAGCAGTCGGTGGCGCGCGAGGTACTCGAGGAAGCCGGCATCACCGTCGGCCCGGTGCAGTACGTCGCCAGCCAGCCCTGGCCCTTCCCCTCCAGCCTGATGCTGGGCTTCATGGCGCGTGCCACCACGTTCGAGATCAACGTGGACGGCGAGGAGATCAGCGAGGCGCGCTGGTTCTCGAGGGACGACCTGCGGACCGCGATCGAGTCCGGGGAGGTGCTCCCCCCGGCAGGCATCTCGATCGCCGCCCGGCTGGTGGAACTCTGGTACGGAAAGCCGCTTCCGAAGCCGCTCGACTGA